One stretch of Castor canadensis chromosome 14, mCasCan1.hap1v2, whole genome shotgun sequence DNA includes these proteins:
- the LOC141416805 gene encoding olfactory receptor 7D4-like, producing the protein MGRENDSEITEFLISGLSEDPELQPILFGLFLSMYLVTVLGNLIIILANSSDSRLHTPMYFFLCNLSFIDICLASTTVPKMLTNIQAQNKEISYRGCLTQVYFLMIFAGMDNFLLTVMAFDQFVAICHPLNCMVIMNPCLCGLLVLMSWFIIFWVSLLHLLVLTHLKFYTATQVFHYVCDLPHLLQVTHSDAHINNIILYILTALLAVFPVIGILFSYFQIITTLMRMSSTLGKYKIFSTCGSHICVVSLFYGTGLGVYLSSTLTHSSQKNMIVSVMYTVVTPMLNPFIHSLRNKDVKRALGRLLSQALSCP; encoded by the coding sequence ATGGGAAGAGAAAATGACTCAGAAATCACAGAATTCCTAATCTCAGGGCTCTCAGAAGATCCTGAACTACAGCCCATTCTCTTTGGGctgttcctgtccatgtacctAGTTACAGTACTTGGGAATCTGATCATCATTCTGGCTAATAGCTCTGATTCTCGTcttcacacccccatgtacttcttcctctgcaACTTGTCCTTTATTGACATTTGTTTGGCCTCTACTACAGTCCCAAAGATGTTGACAAACATCCAGGCACAGAATAAAGAAATTTCTTACAGAGGATGTCTCACTCAAgtgtattttttaatgatttttgctGGAATGGATAATTTTCTACTAACTGTGATGGCCTTTGACCAATTTGTGGCTATCTGTCACCCTCTGAATTGCATGGTCATTATGAATCCTTGTCTCTGTGGCCTCCTTGTTCTGATGTCTTGGTTcataattttttgggtgtctctCCTTCATCTTCTAGTGTTAACACATCTGAAATTTTATACAGCTACTCAAGTTTTCCATTATGTCTGTGATCTCCCTCACCTTCTCCAAGTGACCCACTCTGATGCCCACATTAATAACATCATCTTGTACATACTAACTGCACTGCTAGCTGTATTTCCTGTCATTGGGATCTTGTTCTCTTACTTTCAGATTATCACTACCTTAATGAGGATGTCCTCAACTCTTGGCAAATATAAGATATTTTCCACCTGTGGTTCTCATATCTGTGTGGTTTCCTTGTTCTATGGAACAGGGCTTGGAGTTTATCTCAGCTCTACTCTGactcattcttcacagaaaaacatgatTGTCTCAGTGATGTACACTGTGGTCACCCCAATGCTGAACCCTTTCATCCACAGCCTGAGGAACAAAGACGTGAAGAGAGCCCTGGGAAGACTCCTCAGCCAAGCATTGTCTTGTCCTTGA